One genomic segment of Salmo trutta unplaced genomic scaffold, fSalTru1.1, whole genome shotgun sequence includes these proteins:
- the LOC115188750 gene encoding retinoschisin isoform X1, translated as MKMESHGQCILLALLLVSNVLIRVHAQEGEEVTETWTGRACKCDCEGAESPTQFTSLSPTPPRVMECMPECPYHKPLGLEAGSVRPDQISCSNEDQYTGWFSSWLPSNARLNNQGFGCAWLSKFQDNSQWLQIDLKEVMVVSGILTQGRCDADEWITKYSVQYRTDHNLNWIYYKDQTGNNRVFYGNSDRSSSVQNLLRPPMVTRYIRLLPLGWHTRIAIRMELLLCMSKCT; from the exons ATGAAGATGGAATCCCATGGACAGTGTATTCTGTTGGCCCTCCTGCTTGTGTCTAACG TTCTAATCCGTGTACACGCTCAGGAG GGGGAGGAAGTGACTGAGACATGGACAGGACGAGCCTGTAAGTGTGACTGTGAGGGGGCAGAATCCCCAACCCAGttcacctccctctcccccaccccaccacGTGTCATGGAGTGCATGCCAG AGTGTCCGTACCACAAGCCCCTGGGTTTGGAGGCTGGATCAGTCAGACCAGACCAGATCAGCTGCTCCAACGAGGACCAGTACACTGGCTGGTTCTCCTCCTGGCTCCCCAGCAATGCCAGACTCAACAACCAGGGCTTTGG GTGTGCATGGCTGTCTAAGTTCCAGGACAACAGCCAGTGGTTGCAGATTGACCTGAAGGAGGTGATGGTGGTGTCTGGTATCCTGACCCAGGGCCGCTGTGACGCTGATGAATGGATCACCAAGTATAGCGTCCAGTACCGCACCGACCACAATCTCAACTGGATCTACTACAAGGACCAGACGGGGAACAACAGG gTGTTCTACGGGAACTCGGACCGCTCCTCCTCGGTTCAGAACCTCCTGCGTCCTCCCATGGTAACTCGCTACATCCGTTTACTCCCTCTGGGCTGGCACACACGTATCGCCATCCGCATGGAGCTGCTGCTCTGCATGAGCAAGTGTACCTGA
- the LOC115188774 gene encoding retinoschisin-like codes for LDYFLVVDHDFPLSPWRSSSPECPYHKPLGLEAGSVRPDQISCSNEDQYTGWFSSWLPSNARLNNQGFGCAWLSKFQDNSQWLQIDLKEVMVVSGILTQGRCDADEWITKYSVQYRTDHNLNWIYYKDQTGNNRVFYGNSDRSSSVQNLLRPPMVTRYIRLLPLGWHTRIAIRMELLLCMSKCT; via the exons TTAGACTACTTCCTTGTTGTCGACCATGATTTCCCTCTCTCACCTTGGCGTTCCTCCTCTCCAGAGTGTCCGTACCACAAGCCCCTGGGTTTGGAGGCTGGATCAGTCAGACCAGACCAGATCAGCTGCTCCAACGAGGACCAGTACACTGGCTGGTTCTCCTCCTGGCTCCCCAGCAATGCCAGACTCAACAACCAGGGCTTTGG GTGTGCATGGCTGTCTAAGTTCCAGGACAACAGCCAGTGGTTGCAGATTGACCTGAAGGAGGTGATGGTGGTGTCTGGTATCCTGACCCAGGGCCGCTGTGACGCTGACGAATGGATCACCAAGTATAGCGTCCAGTACCGCACCGACCACAATCTCAACTGGATCTACTACAAGGACCAGACGGGGAACAACAGG gTGTTCTACGGGAACTCGGACCGCTCCTCCTCGGTTCAGAACCTCCTGCGTCCTCCCATGGTAACTCGCTACATCCGTTTACTCCCTCTGGGCTGGCACACACGTATCGCCATCCGCATGGAGCTGCTGCTCTGCATGAGCAAGTGTACCTGA
- the LOC115188750 gene encoding retinoschisin isoform X2: MDSVFCWPSCLCLTGEEVTETWTGRACKCDCEGAESPTQFTSLSPTPPRVMECMPECPYHKPLGLEAGSVRPDQISCSNEDQYTGWFSSWLPSNARLNNQGFGCAWLSKFQDNSQWLQIDLKEVMVVSGILTQGRCDADEWITKYSVQYRTDHNLNWIYYKDQTGNNRVFYGNSDRSSSVQNLLRPPMVTRYIRLLPLGWHTRIAIRMELLLCMSKCT; the protein is encoded by the exons ATGGACAGTGTATTCTGTTGGCCCTCCTGCTTGTGTCTAACG GGGGAGGAAGTGACTGAGACATGGACAGGACGAGCCTGTAAGTGTGACTGTGAGGGGGCAGAATCCCCAACCCAGttcacctccctctcccccaccccaccacGTGTCATGGAGTGCATGCCAG AGTGTCCGTACCACAAGCCCCTGGGTTTGGAGGCTGGATCAGTCAGACCAGACCAGATCAGCTGCTCCAACGAGGACCAGTACACTGGCTGGTTCTCCTCCTGGCTCCCCAGCAATGCCAGACTCAACAACCAGGGCTTTGG GTGTGCATGGCTGTCTAAGTTCCAGGACAACAGCCAGTGGTTGCAGATTGACCTGAAGGAGGTGATGGTGGTGTCTGGTATCCTGACCCAGGGCCGCTGTGACGCTGATGAATGGATCACCAAGTATAGCGTCCAGTACCGCACCGACCACAATCTCAACTGGATCTACTACAAGGACCAGACGGGGAACAACAGG gTGTTCTACGGGAACTCGGACCGCTCCTCCTCGGTTCAGAACCTCCTGCGTCCTCCCATGGTAACTCGCTACATCCGTTTACTCCCTCTGGGCTGGCACACACGTATCGCCATCCGCATGGAGCTGCTGCTCTGCATGAGCAAGTGTACCTGA